A window of the Syntrophothermus lipocalidus DSM 12680 genome harbors these coding sequences:
- a CDS encoding zinc-ribbon domain containing protein, protein MFQDKVLVCRDCGEEFVFTAGEQEFYAEKGFENEPKRCRVCRQNRQGRNTGARAPREMYTTVCAGCGGEAKVPFKPVANRPVYCQDCFAKQRAI, encoded by the coding sequence ATGTTCCAAGACAAGGTTTTAGTGTGTAGGGACTGCGGTGAGGAGTTCGTTTTCACTGCCGGAGAACAGGAGTTCTACGCAGAAAAAGGATTTGAAAACGAACCGAAGCGGTGCAGGGTATGTCGGCAGAACCGGCAGGGTAGAAACACGGGCGCCAGGGCACCGCGGGAAATGTACACAACGGTGTGTGCCGGGTGCGGCGGAGAAGCCAAGGTTCCGTTCAAACCGGTAGCAAACCGTCCGGTGTACTGTCAAGACTGCTTTGCCAAACAAAGAGCTATCTAG
- a CDS encoding flagellar protein FliT, producing the protein MMSVLEEVVEKLRREKDIFSEMLQIADRQLQLARGAEDESWLDEFLRLLELRQGLMQEVDQLTKEVEAVRARPGSYEETGEVREKYRTLVDEIKGLIAQIQAKDTTCQEIMQARLKGLEEKLGEVRTSRKANQAYRLPPGTNPAWFIDKKR; encoded by the coding sequence GTGATGAGTGTTTTGGAAGAAGTGGTGGAAAAGCTCAGGCGGGAAAAAGATATTTTCAGCGAGATGTTACAAATAGCTGACCGGCAATTGCAGCTCGCCCGAGGGGCGGAGGATGAAAGCTGGTTGGACGAGTTTCTGAGGCTTTTGGAGCTGCGCCAGGGCTTGATGCAGGAAGTAGACCAGTTGACCAAAGAGGTCGAAGCCGTAAGGGCGAGACCGGGGTCTTATGAGGAGACTGGAGAGGTAAGAGAAAAGTACCGGACGTTGGTAGACGAGATTAAGGGTCTGATAGCCCAGATACAGGCCAAGGACACGACCTGTCAGGAAATAATGCAGGCCAGGCTTAAAGGGCTGGAAGAGAAGCTGGGAGAGGTGCGGACCAGCCGCAAGGCCAACCAGGCTTACCGCTTGCCGCCGGGCACCAATCCGGCATGGTTCATCGACAAAAAAAGGTAA
- the fliS gene encoding flagellar export chaperone FliS — MSVNINAYQQYRNSTVETASPGALLLMLYDAAIQNLEGAKRAIEGNDMAGAHNYLTRAQDIVLELMSTLNMEYQISKSLWSLYDYLYRQLVQANVKKSVELVEEVYGFMTELRDTWREAVRKAGRTAAVSGGKSQGICMEG, encoded by the coding sequence ATGAGTGTGAACATTAACGCTTATCAACAATACAGGAACTCGACGGTCGAAACGGCGAGCCCAGGAGCGCTTCTTCTCATGCTGTACGACGCCGCGATTCAGAATCTGGAAGGAGCCAAGCGGGCCATAGAGGGTAACGATATGGCCGGGGCTCACAATTACCTGACCCGGGCCCAGGACATCGTTTTGGAACTGATGAGCACCTTGAACATGGAGTATCAGATATCGAAGAGCCTGTGGAGCCTATACGACTACCTGTACCGGCAGCTGGTTCAGGCCAACGTGAAAAAGAGCGTGGAGCTGGTCGAAGAAGTATACGGTTTTATGACCGAACTCAGGGACACCTGGCGGGAGGCAGTTAGAAAAGCGGGACGAACAGCGGCAGTGAGTGGCGGCAAGTCCCAAGGCATTTGCATGGAAGGGTAG
- a CDS encoding flagellar protein FlaG, which yields MRIEGPGTASDVSTAKIEPVRPVSVDMIREKRVLEKTEDENRLKISKEADGEKATREPESLDRAVDIANKAMEISGYNLQFRIHKESGRVQVKVVDAETQEVIREIPPEQMLRLSASIMEMLENFHKMVGLMVDELV from the coding sequence ATGCGGATCGAGGGGCCAGGGACGGCGAGCGATGTGAGCACCGCAAAGATCGAACCGGTCCGTCCGGTATCGGTCGATATGATCAGGGAAAAGCGGGTTTTGGAGAAGACCGAGGATGAAAACAGATTGAAAATTTCGAAAGAAGCGGACGGAGAAAAGGCAACGAGGGAACCTGAGAGCCTGGACCGGGCGGTAGACATTGCCAATAAGGCCATGGAAATTTCCGGTTATAACCTGCAGTTTCGTATACACAAAGAGAGCGGAAGGGTTCAGGTGAAAGTGGTGGATGCCGAAACCCAGGAGGTCATCAGGGAGATTCCCCCGGAACAGATGTTGAGGCTCTCTGCCAGTATAATGGAAATGCTCGAGAACTTCCATAAGATGGTAGGACTAATGGTAGACGAATTGGTGTGA
- a CDS encoding Spy/CpxP family protein refolding chaperone, translating to MKKKVLFLVLSLVLVFGVTSVASAAGLGLGFGGLRGQLSIDNWTPLSQKLNLTEDQSQKLKELNQSTYEATKELRQKLADAMFELKQMELDTNPDKSAVEAKMKEINELRAQLQELMQKQRDQMNQILTDEQKQLMKNWHGKGKGLRHGFGQDTGNQNGQSSTENSTQS from the coding sequence TTGAAGAAAAAAGTCCTGTTTCTAGTCTTGAGTTTGGTACTGGTATTCGGCGTAACCTCGGTGGCGTCTGCTGCCGGCTTGGGCCTGGGATTCGGCGGGCTTCGCGGTCAGCTCAGTATCGACAACTGGACCCCTCTGTCGCAGAAGCTCAATCTGACCGAGGATCAGAGCCAAAAACTAAAAGAGCTCAACCAGAGCACCTATGAAGCCACCAAGGAGCTGCGCCAAAAACTGGCAGACGCCATGTTCGAGCTGAAGCAGATGGAGCTCGACACCAACCCGGACAAATCGGCAGTTGAAGCCAAGATGAAAGAAATCAACGAACTCCGTGCCCAGCTTCAAGAGCTGATGCAGAAACAACGCGACCAAATGAACCAGATCTTAACCGATGAACAAAAGCAACTCATGAAGAACTGGCACGGCAAAGGCAAGGGACTCAGGCATGGTTTCGGTCAAGACACCGGTAATCAAAACGGCCAGTCTAGTACCGAAAACAGCACCCAGTCCTAG
- a CDS encoding type II toxin-antitoxin system VapC family toxin, which translates to MILYLDTSALVKLYVREAGSETVRTFVDSASLVATSKVAYAEARAAFARAFREGVLGEEGYLQVVASLQSDWPRYLTLAVSDSLVWLAGELAERYRLRGFDSIHLASAMTLKGMAKSPVRAVCFDARLWDAFLSSGFEVVPEVRPG; encoded by the coding sequence GTGATTCTGTACCTGGACACGAGCGCGCTGGTAAAGCTTTATGTTCGAGAAGCAGGGTCCGAAACGGTGCGGACATTTGTAGACAGTGCGTCTTTAGTTGCTACCAGCAAAGTAGCTTATGCCGAGGCGCGGGCAGCTTTTGCCAGGGCTTTCCGCGAGGGGGTTCTGGGAGAGGAAGGCTACCTTCAGGTGGTTGCGTCCCTGCAGTCCGATTGGCCGCGGTACCTGACCCTGGCGGTTTCTGATTCTCTGGTGTGGCTAGCAGGAGAGTTGGCAGAGCGTTACCGGCTGCGGGGGTTTGATTCGATTCACCTGGCTTCCGCGATGACTTTAAAGGGAATGGCCAAAAGCCCGGTCCGAGCAGTGTGCTTCGATGCCAGGCTTTGGGACGCTTTTCTCAGTTCGGGGTTTGAGGTAGTCCCGGAAGTGAGACCGGGATGA
- a CDS encoding type II toxin-antitoxin system Phd/YefM family antitoxin produces the protein MKAGVREVKNRLSEYLRRVKQGEIIYITERNVPVAKIVPVEESVKEEVLDMVERGLASWDGGKPAGIPNGPEISGPASIEALVSEDRR, from the coding sequence ATGAAGGCGGGCGTTCGCGAGGTGAAAAATCGTTTGAGTGAATACCTTCGGCGGGTAAAGCAGGGGGAAATCATCTACATCACCGAAAGGAACGTTCCGGTAGCCAAGATTGTCCCCGTTGAAGAGAGTGTGAAGGAAGAAGTGCTGGATATGGTTGAACGGGGATTGGCTTCTTGGGACGGAGGGAAACCGGCGGGGATTCCCAACGGGCCAGAGATAAGCGGACCTGCTTCCATCGAAGCACTGGTGTCGGAGGACCGGCGGTGA
- a CDS encoding nucleotidyltransferase family protein: MAEGKGRADISDYRVLRRRLLGLEERKKERLYRLAWQRAVDVATMLKERYGAGEVYLYGSLAWGGFDEHSDIDLFVVGLAGEYWQAYIDAEAAASPFLVSVACAEDCTESLKAKVKEKGVRL; encoded by the coding sequence ATGGCTGAAGGAAAAGGGAGAGCTGATATCAGCGACTACAGGGTCTTGCGGCGGCGCTTGCTGGGACTGGAGGAACGAAAGAAAGAGCGCTTGTACCGGCTCGCTTGGCAGAGGGCTGTGGATGTAGCAACTATGCTGAAGGAGCGATACGGGGCAGGAGAGGTATACCTTTACGGTTCTTTAGCCTGGGGCGGGTTCGACGAGCATTCCGACATCGATCTCTTCGTGGTAGGGCTTGCGGGAGAATATTGGCAGGCTTACATTGATGCCGAAGCCGCAGCCAGTCCCTTTCTGGTTAGCGTGGCCTGTGCAGAAGACTGTACGGAGAGTCTGAAGGCAAAGGTTAAAGAAAAGGGGGTGCGGCTGTGA
- a CDS encoding HI0074 family nucleotidyltransferase substrate-binding subunit, with product MKRLHQLRTRLERAQKALATLEELLELPAPSAVERDAAIQRFEYTFETFWKAARRYLLEIEGLEAGSPKQVMRGLNQSGIADDTETIQAMDMVDDRNLTVHTYDESTANEVFQRIRLYAPLMRTILARMEERA from the coding sequence ATGAAGCGGCTGCATCAACTTAGGACAAGACTGGAACGGGCGCAAAAGGCACTGGCCACCCTGGAAGAACTCCTCGAGCTGCCTGCCCCGTCGGCCGTCGAAAGGGACGCAGCTATCCAGCGCTTTGAATACACATTTGAGACGTTTTGGAAGGCCGCTCGACGGTATCTCTTGGAAATCGAGGGGCTAGAAGCCGGATCACCCAAACAAGTAATGCGAGGACTCAACCAATCCGGCATCGCAGATGATACGGAAACCATTCAAGCCATGGACATGGTTGACGATCGGAACCTAACCGTACACACTTACGACGAGTCGACAGCTAACGAGGTGTTCCAGCGCATCCGACTTTATGCTCCACTTATGAGAACGATACTCGCGCGGATGGAGGAGCGGGCGTGA
- a CDS encoding nucleotidyltransferase family protein translates to MSISIEFIRQEIQEAAKKTGLKNCRLVIFGSRASGTETVGSDLDLGVWFYAPPTPRELSLFKEALEDSRIPCRVDLVILNDAAPEFVKTVLEEAIPV, encoded by the coding sequence GTGAGCATAAGCATTGAATTCATAAGACAAGAAATCCAGGAAGCTGCTAAGAAGACCGGTCTAAAAAACTGCCGGCTGGTTATCTTCGGGTCGCGCGCGTCCGGAACTGAAACGGTAGGTTCGGACCTGGATCTGGGCGTTTGGTTCTATGCACCCCCAACCCCTCGCGAGCTCTCCCTGTTCAAGGAGGCCCTGGAAGACTCGCGCATCCCCTGCCGCGTCGACCTGGTCATCTTAAACGATGCCGCTCCCGAGTTCGTTAAAACCGTCCTCGAGGAAGCCATCCCCGTCTAG
- a CDS encoding nucleotidyl transferase AbiEii/AbiGii toxin family protein produces MTYPTEIEVLRTVTERLEQGEIPYMLSGSMALSFYGRPRMTRDIDIVVELRSDDVDLLVGLFEKDFYIDADMVREAIACRGLFNTIHYDAVVKVDFIVRKDTPYRATEFARRKRVKIGTFDVWIVTPEDLVLSKLEWARASRSEIQIRDIKDLLDSLHGQIDMDYLRYWAKELAVDAFLEEILRERYSP; encoded by the coding sequence TTGACCTATCCTACCGAGATTGAAGTTCTTAGAACGGTGACGGAGCGATTGGAACAAGGCGAAATACCGTATATGCTCTCGGGCTCTATGGCCTTAAGCTTCTACGGTCGTCCCCGGATGACAAGAGACATAGACATAGTAGTGGAACTACGCAGTGATGATGTTGATCTTCTCGTTGGCCTATTCGAGAAAGACTTTTACATAGATGCGGATATGGTGCGAGAAGCTATCGCCTGCCGAGGTTTGTTCAACACAATACATTACGATGCCGTCGTAAAGGTTGACTTTATCGTGCGGAAAGATACCCCGTACCGGGCAACCGAATTCGCAAGGAGAAAACGTGTCAAAATTGGCACTTTCGACGTATGGATAGTTACACCCGAAGACTTGGTATTATCGAAACTCGAATGGGCTAGAGCTTCTCGTTCAGAAATTCAGATACGAGATATAAAGGATTTGTTGGACTCGCTCCACGGGCAGATAGACATGGACTACCTAAGATACTGGGCCAAGGAACTGGCGGTTGACGCATTCTTGGAGGAGATACTCCGTGAACGATACTCACCCTGA
- the fliB gene encoding flagellin lysine-N-methylase yields MGDWKLGEKKRRLLMPQYMAKFRCIGNECEDSCCVGWRVTIDEETYKKYRRVKEPELAGMFAKHVGRNRSQPSPAEHARVRMKKDGRCPFLTGESLCLIQLRLGEEYLSNTCYTYPRTVNEVNGVLERSATMSCPEAARLALLNPEPMEFDLVEEMVPERTQIKTKVDSRALAAANRPVRYFWEIRELAVDILQNRALPLDDRMVLLGMFCRRLGEAVEGGQVQEIPGIVDEYRRVQNDKATAEMLAGVPTQVELQVKLAKELADERFAEGISSARYLENFAWFLAGVGCVKGASFEDVAVRYRSAYEDYFVPFVREHGYILENYLVNYVFRSLFPFDQKDIFDAFVMLAVHYAMIKLQLVGVGAFHKGLTQKLALRVIQAFAKTVEHNTAYLTRIIELLTAGGYNTLPWMAILMKN; encoded by the coding sequence ATGGGGGATTGGAAGTTGGGGGAGAAGAAGCGGAGATTACTGATGCCTCAGTATATGGCGAAGTTCAGGTGTATAGGTAATGAGTGCGAAGACAGCTGCTGCGTGGGCTGGAGGGTGACGATTGACGAAGAGACCTACAAAAAGTACCGGCGGGTGAAAGAGCCCGAACTGGCCGGTATGTTTGCGAAGCACGTGGGGCGCAACCGCTCCCAGCCGTCGCCTGCTGAGCACGCGCGGGTGAGGATGAAAAAAGACGGTCGCTGCCCCTTTTTGACCGGTGAGTCGCTCTGCCTCATCCAGCTTAGGCTCGGGGAGGAGTATCTTTCGAACACCTGCTACACGTACCCTCGTACTGTCAACGAAGTGAACGGGGTGTTGGAGAGGTCGGCGACCATGTCCTGTCCGGAAGCGGCGCGGCTCGCGCTTTTGAACCCGGAACCGATGGAGTTTGATCTTGTCGAAGAAATGGTACCGGAGCGGACGCAGATCAAGACCAAGGTGGACAGCAGGGCTCTTGCGGCTGCCAACCGACCGGTGCGGTATTTCTGGGAGATACGGGAGCTGGCTGTCGATATCCTGCAGAACAGGGCTTTGCCTTTGGACGACCGGATGGTGCTTTTAGGCATGTTTTGCCGCAGGCTGGGCGAGGCGGTTGAGGGGGGGCAGGTACAGGAGATCCCCGGCATTGTGGACGAGTACCGCCGCGTGCAGAACGATAAGGCAACGGCGGAGATGCTGGCTGGTGTGCCGACCCAGGTGGAGCTGCAGGTTAAGCTGGCTAAGGAACTTGCTGACGAGCGATTTGCCGAGGGCATAAGCAGTGCCAGGTATCTGGAGAACTTCGCCTGGTTCCTGGCAGGGGTGGGATGCGTGAAGGGGGCTTCGTTTGAGGACGTGGCGGTCCGCTACCGGTCGGCTTACGAGGACTACTTCGTGCCGTTTGTCAGGGAACACGGCTACATCCTAGAAAATTACCTGGTTAACTACGTATTCCGCAGCCTGTTTCCCTTCGACCAGAAGGATATCTTTGACGCCTTCGTGATGCTGGCTGTGCATTACGCAATGATAAAGCTGCAGCTGGTCGGCGTAGGGGCTTTTCATAAAGGGCTGACTCAAAAACTGGCGCTTCGCGTCATCCAGGCCTTTGCCAAGACGGTGGAGCACAACACGGCCTACCTCACCCGCATAATCGAGCTTCTGACTGCCGGCGGCTACAACACCTTGCCCTGGATGGCCATACTGATGAAGAACTGA
- a CDS encoding DUF488 domain-containing protein, protein MAGQLITVSLTRCRQVSCDERWQITRSYTPSSSLLWVPELAPSPGLFNQFISRWKDQDPQMWWPIYKEQFVGELEQEEKKSALRRLWKKLKAGKSIALVCFCPDASICHRSLVAEFMRQYGIEAFEYEPPSQREEVDSPYVTTLF, encoded by the coding sequence ATGGCTGGCCAGCTGATTACGGTGTCTCTAACTCGATGCAGGCAAGTCTCATGTGACGAACGCTGGCAGATAACTAGGTCGTATACGCCTTCCAGCAGCCTGCTCTGGGTACCAGAACTTGCTCCGAGTCCCGGGCTTTTTAATCAGTTCATAAGCCGTTGGAAAGACCAAGATCCGCAAATGTGGTGGCCCATTTACAAAGAACAGTTCGTTGGGGAATTAGAACAAGAAGAAAAGAAGTCAGCCCTTCGGCGGCTATGGAAAAAGCTAAAGGCCGGTAAGTCTATAGCGTTGGTCTGCTTTTGTCCCGACGCCAGCATTTGTCATCGTTCATTGGTAGCAGAGTTCATGAGGCAGTATGGCATCGAAGCCTTTGAGTACGAGCCCCCTAGTCAGCGCGAGGAGGTAGATAGCCCCTACGTTACAACCCTATTTTGA
- a CDS encoding DUF488 family protein codes for MVIYTIGFSKKNLREFVARLKSAGVKKVIDIRLNNTSQLAGFAKKDDLAYVLGLVGIEYEHLTNLAPTQDLLGSYKKKAISWPEYEKRFLNLLQEREASTYTDRIAESDAVCFLCAEDKPNFCHRRLVAEYFASLIPGTRIEHL; via the coding sequence GTGGTAATTTATACCATTGGTTTTAGTAAGAAAAACCTGCGGGAATTCGTAGCTCGCTTGAAGAGCGCCGGAGTTAAGAAAGTCATAGACATAAGATTAAACAACACTTCGCAGTTGGCGGGCTTCGCTAAGAAAGATGACTTGGCATACGTGCTAGGGTTGGTAGGTATCGAATATGAACACCTGACCAACTTGGCTCCTACCCAGGATTTGTTGGGCAGCTATAAAAAGAAAGCGATCTCCTGGCCAGAGTACGAAAAGCGATTCCTAAACCTCTTGCAAGAGCGAGAAGCAAGCACTTACACAGACCGAATTGCTGAATCCGATGCTGTGTGTTTCCTCTGCGCGGAAGATAAACCAAACTTTTGTCACCGACGCTTGGTCGCAGAGTACTTCGCCAGTCTAATCCCGGGAACGAGAATAGAACATCTGTAA
- a CDS encoding dual OB domain-containing protein has protein sequence MPRKKLLCLAVSRKMRGTCIAGIDAETRTWLRPVNAGGAELYENDIRYQRRGDLPKLLDVIEIAVTQPEPLYYQPENWVIDRTFPWRKTYNLLEGQRTDRRKVLDGLLSDQEYVLGNASDRLTPEECRNLKSSIMLIKVATATFEVTLSVRHSLQVRAHFTYQGNEYNLVVTDIAWENVIRTNALGRYQYDTPFYLTIGLGQKLPALNAHFKLVAGVIPVSIL, from the coding sequence ATGCCGAGGAAAAAGCTCTTGTGTCTTGCCGTCTCACGCAAGATGAGAGGAACGTGCATTGCAGGTATAGACGCTGAAACTCGCACCTGGCTGCGACCGGTAAACGCGGGCGGAGCAGAACTTTATGAGAATGACATAAGATACCAAAGGAGGGGCGACTTACCGAAGCTTCTGGACGTCATCGAAATCGCGGTTACTCAGCCTGAGCCCCTGTATTACCAACCGGAGAATTGGGTAATTGACAGAACTTTCCCGTGGAGAAAAACTTATAACCTTCTGGAAGGACAACGCACCGATAGGAGAAAAGTTCTCGATGGGCTTCTTAGCGATCAAGAATACGTACTGGGGAATGCTAGTGATAGGCTGACACCAGAGGAATGCCGCAATCTGAAGTCGTCCATAATGCTAATCAAAGTAGCCACAGCTACCTTTGAAGTTACTTTGAGTGTTCGTCATTCCCTGCAGGTAAGAGCCCATTTTACCTACCAGGGTAACGAATACAACCTGGTGGTTACAGACATCGCCTGGGAAAATGTAATAAGAACAAACGCCTTGGGCCGTTACCAGTATGATACCCCTTTTTACCTGACAATCGGCTTGGGGCAGAAGCTTCCAGCACTGAACGCTCACTTCAAACTGGTCGCCGGAGTAATCCCTGTTAGCATCCTATGA